Below is a window of Bacilli bacterium PM5-9 DNA.
GATACAACAATTGCTTTTATGGGCCTTGAAGATACAAAAATAGAAATGTTGTTTGTTTTAAATAGCAAAAGAAATAATGGTATTGGAAAAAAACTTATTAATTATGGAATAAAAAATTATTCAATAGACAAAGTTAGTGTAAATGAACAAAATCCCTTAGCTTTAGGATTTTATGAGAAAATGGGCTTTGAGGTTTATCAAAGAAATGAATTTGATGAACAGGGAAACCCTTACCCTATTTTAGATATGAAATTAAATAAATAAAAAATTTGTGTTATAATATTTTTTGAAATTAAGTAAAGGAGAATGACTATGAATTTAAATGATACAAAGACTGTTATTAAAATTGGAAAAATAATAAATATTTTATTAATTGTTCTAACAATATTATTATTTTTAACTTTTCAAATTTTATCACCAGGAATAAATGCAAAGGACTCCAATTCTTTACATCTTTCTGTTTTGATTTCTACAGCAATATTTGTTTTTGCAGTAGTGTTATTGGTATTATCAATTATTTTAAAAAAGAAAAACCCAAAGATTCAAGGTCTTGGATTAATGATTGTTTCGGGAGTAATGCTTGCTAGTTTTGCATTTACTGGAATAATGATTGGTATAGTTTTATTTATTACATCTGGATTATCAATATCGAATTTATCGAAAAATAAGATTGATGATACAATAGTTGAAGAAATAAATTGCTAGAATAAAATTTTAATTTATATATATAACATCTATATTAAAAAAACAGAAATATTATGACTTTATCATATATATCTGTTTTTTATTTTCCAACGTGATATTTTACATTATTTTTTCTTATAAATTGATAATCCAATAATTGATAAAACT
It encodes the following:
- a CDS encoding putative acetyltransferase (product_source=KO:K03827; cath_funfam=3.40.630.30; cog=COG0456; ko=KO:K03827; pfam=PF13673; superfamily=55729), with translation MKIFEINNKNNLLLEQLLEIWEDSIRATHLFLSNSEINNIKQYVPQALKNIEKLIIVKDNDTTIAFMGLEDTKIEMLFVLNSKRNNGIGKKLINYGIKNYSIDKVSVNEQNPLALGFYEKMGFEVYQRNEFDEQGNPYPILDMKLNK
- a CDS encoding quinol-cytochrome oxidoreductase complex cytochrome b subunit (product_source=COG1290; cog=COG1290; superfamily=103473; transmembrane_helix_parts=Inside_1_11,TMhelix_12_34,Outside_35_48,TMhelix_49_71,Inside_72_83,TMhelix_84_106,Outside_107_130), with product MNLNDTKTVIKIGKIINILLIVLTILLFLTFQILSPGINAKDSNSLHLSVLISTAIFVFAVVLLVLSIILKKKNPKIQGLGLMIVSGVMLASFAFTGIMIGIVLFITSGLSISNLSKNKIDDTIVEEINC